From the Quercus lobata isolate SW786 chromosome 6, ValleyOak3.0 Primary Assembly, whole genome shotgun sequence genome, one window contains:
- the LOC115994149 gene encoding uncharacterized protein LOC115994149: MSTFMRSSSQNRKAIAAKLHIEEIRKHKFSIGERCPNPLTEDLQNAVANLSSELYTKDVHFLMELIQNAEDNEYSAGVKPTLEFVLTTADITGIGAPSTLLVFNNEVGFSKRNIDSLCGIGRSTKKGQRHQGFIGEKGIGFKSVFLVSALPHVFSNGYQIRFSEIPNPDCAIGYIVPEWVSTKPSYSDIQAIYGSGKTLPNTVIILPLKPEKVEAVKKQLSEIHPEVLLFLNKIKRLSIQESSGEICIADSISAVSISTETNLVSLKTLVADCRVVYLSVQEEADMTETMCPYYVWRQVFPVKPNNMVDARKDVKEWVISLAFPSGERLKRGTSSAGVFAFLPTAMVTNFPFIIQADFILSSSRETILLDNKWNSGILDNVPHSFCSAFTTFMKSTLTEQHFSVGQVLHFLPCRECPCKEINTVRQSISILLQEECIVPYETFVDDKIYFCEPASVIRVLPEFRKILVSIKEHSVLSRGISAQVKFVMHNSVDCNEYDDAFEFLRVPSAGTCNDWYGKCIQACNLTCRASTKEYVDLLCFLAENWKNLPLRSVNSIPLFKHITWNGEIKSCSLQAIKQERLKIHIVWDSQEHAWLNKWNQVMGCPDDIFFFPDTLVAALVGCRMEYSLKQWLIRKVGVVVTTVYKYCSELKFCLQTKKDPRLAVLFSHFVYHTWLKKYIREREISKILHSMTVIDERGNVILCKKTLVPASGSKWIKLFKSNPFTEDNGKYVELGVVYAEAAEFAGECTTANELLQFFKKHGKTSDLPNIIPQDMALQVASSQLICEEALLLLDWLRNQRANNYEFPVRFIESIRNGKWIKTYSGFNSPTQCFLCDGTEISTLLEIGRTLQVLSAIDEGYYMDRIRSFKDELIFIGLRTGSEDMYQLISDHIKCLASSAMSKTIAILLLSFIKYSNDQNKLDEDLLKTVKSGKWLKTNRGYLTPPGTVYLIPNMVDGIVQITDLHVVDRRYYQNQLDCYKEELKLLGILIDLEDVYKLIPEHVQFPKDLSTLTKNSAFLLLGCIQHLGLAGNGLVQKIKEKPWMKTNSGFKCPSESLLPGLNWDHLLNIVPLPVVDKEYYGSRIGSYRAELEAIGVVVDLDGAYKMLSFTLKSTLSSCGLSSANVFSLLNCIRCMNKTMQSQSLNIISCLSGEKWLKTCQGYKSAPESILLDQKWGTVSKIVDLPFIDEAFYGLSIHSYKCELNMLGVVINFSEGAHFVARGLKLPRELASLAPEGALSLLQCATLLKNSCKSSDHSTFKILLNKLTGSKWLKTHMGYRSPQESILLNPDWECYLTPTDGPFMDEKFYVTLSSLEKEGLKAIGVKVDVEEACHLISQALTSHIQTSAVMRIYRFLYKFNWNPQTQDRSSSQLWIPDQQLGKGKWVKNWQCVIHDQDNLCNARLHALDKYYEKELLPFLSKAFGVPEVPSSFNYMDIWNDWKVTQQVCTTKLSSVLGKISENWENWGSYSRSDLKRQCTMLPAANTSGVIQFVMKEEVFIADDLQLKQSFTEASEKPLFVWFPPRCSTSPAKLLEIYTSLGVRKISEAVQFDLHCTVSASEKIDKTDSLIGKALIKLVLAFADMPMEEKHKIAKSLLELYLWH; this comes from the exons ATGTCTACCTTTATGCGCAGTAGTAGCCAAAACAGAAAGGCCATAGCAGCAAAGCTGCATATAGAGGAAATAAGGAAACACAAATTCTCAATCGGTGAAAGGTGTCCAAACCCTTTAACCGAAGATCTACAAAatgcagtagccaacctctcctctgagctctATACCAAAGATGTCCATTTCCTTATGGAGCTCATTCAG AACGCAGAAGACAACGAGTATTCAGCAGGTGTGAAGCCGACTCTGGAGTTTGTACTGACAACCGCTGATATAACAGGAATTGGTGCACCATCTACTCTTTTGGTGTTTAACAATGAAGTTGGGTTCTCTAAACGAAACATCGACTCACTTTGTGGCATTGGAAGATCCACCAAGAAGGGTCAGAGGCACCAAGGCTTTATAGGCGAAAAAG GAATTGGATTCAAAAGCGTGTTTCTTGTCAGTGCACTACCGCACGTATTTAGCAATGGGTACCAAATTAGATTCAGTGAAATACCCAATCCAGATTGTGCCATTGGGTACATTGTTCCAGAGTGGGTTTCCACAAAACCAAGTTATTCAGACATACAGGCCATTTATGGGTCTGGCAAGACTCTGCCAAACACTGTGATTATTCTCCCTTTAAAGCCAGAGAAAGTGGAAGCTGTGAAGAAACAACTATCAGAAATTCATCCTGAAGTATTGCTCTTTTTGAACAAGATCAAGCGATTGTCCATACAAGAAAGCAGTGGTGAAATTTGCATTGCAGACTCTATTTCTGCAGTTTCTATCTCTACTGAGACTAATCTTGTCTCATTAAAGACTCTGGTAGCAGACTGCCGTGTAGTCTATCTTTCAGTTCAGGAGGAAGCAGACATGACTGAGACCATGTGCCCTTATTATGTATGGAGACAAGTTTTCCCTGTAAAACCAAATAACATGGTGGATGCAAGGAAGGATGTAAAAGAATGGGTGATATCTCTGGCTTTTCCATCTGGTGAGCGACTGAAGCGAGGGACTTCTTCCGCTGGTGTATTTGCCTTCCTACCTACTGCAATGGTGACTAATTTCCCATTTATAATACAGGCAGACTTCATACTTTCATCTTCTAGAGAAACCATTCTCTTGGACAACAAGTGGAACTCTGGAATCTTGGACAATGTGCCTCACTCCTTTTGTAGTGCTTTTACTACTTTTATGAAGTCCACTTTGACTGAACAACACTTTTCTGTTGGTCAAGTACTTCATTTCTTGCCTTGCCGAGAGTGTCCATGCAAAGAAATTAACACAGTGAGGCAATCCATCTCGATATTGTTGCAGGAAGAGTGTATTGTTCCTTATGAGACATTTGTTGATGACAAGATATACTTTTGTGAGCCGGCTTCCGTGATAAGAGTCCTGCCTGAGTTCAGGAAAATCCTGGTTAGCATTAAAGAACACAGTGTCCTCTCTCGTGGCATTTCTGCTCAGGTGAAGTTTGTGATGCATAATTCTGTGGACTGCAACGAATATGATGATGCCTTTGAATTTCTCAGAGTTCCTTCTGCAGGTACTTGTAATGACTGGTATGGGAAATGCATTCAAGCATGCAACCTCACTTGTAGAGCTTCTACAAAAGAGTATGTGGATCTTCTTTGCTTTCTTGCTGAAAACTGGAAAAATTTGCCATTAAGGAGTGTCAATAGTATACCCCTTTTCAAACACATTACTTGGAATGGAGAAATAAAGTCATGTAGTTTACAAGCAATCAAACAAGAACGTCTGAAGATCCATATTGTCTGGGACTCACAAGAACATGCCTGGCTAAATAAATGGAACCAAGTGATGGGTTGCCCAGATGACATTTTTTTCTTCCCTGATACCTTGGTGGCTGCTCTGGTAGGCTGTAGGATGGAATACAGCCTGAAGCAATGGTTGATACGAAAGGTAGGTGTGGTAGTCACTACTGTTTATAAATATTGTTCAGAGCTTAAATTTTGTCTCCAGACAAAGAAAGACCCAAGACTTGcagttttgttttctcatttcgTATATCATACATGGTTGAAAAAATACATTCGAGAAAgagaaatttctaaaattttgcaTTCAATGACAGTTATTGATGAACGTGGAAATGTAATTTTGTGCAAGAAGACTCTTGTTCCGGCTTCTGGTAGCAAATGGATAAAACTGTTTAAATCTAATCCATTTACAGAGGATAATGGCAAGTACGTTGAACTAGGGGTGGTATATGCTGAAGCTGCTGAATTTGCTGGAGAATGCACTACGGCAAATGAACTAttgcaatttttcaaaaagcatgGAAAAACTTCTGATTTGCCAAACATAATACCTCAGGACATGGCGTTGCAAGTTGCTTCTAGTCAACTAATATGTGAGGAGGCATTATTGCTTCTGGACTGGCTCCGGAATCAGAGAGCAAATAATTATGAATTTCCTGTAAGGTTCATTGAAAGCATACGGAATGGGAAATGGATTAAAACATATTCAGGCTTTAATTCTCCAACTCAGTGCTTTCTTTGTGATGGAACTGAGATATCAACTCTCTTGGAGATAGGGAGGACTCTACAGGTTTTATCGGCTATTGATGAAGGGTATTATATGGACAGGATAAGATCATTCAAAGATGAATTGATTTTCATTGGCTTGCGGACTGGTTCTGAAGATATGTATCAGCTTATCAGCGATCACATTAAGTGTCTTGCTTCCTCAGCAATGAGCAAAACAATTGCAATTTTGCTGCTTAGCTTTATAAAGTactcaaatgaccaaaataagcTTGATGAAGACTTGTTAAAAACTGTAAAATCAGGGAAATGGTTGAAGACAAACAGGGGGTATTTGACTCCTCCAGGAACTGTCTATCTGATACCCAATATGGTAGATGGTATTGTACAAATTACAGATCTACATGTTGTTGACAGAAGATACTATCAAAACCAGCTTGATTGTTATAAGGAGGAGCTAAAGTTGCTAGGCATTCTCATTGATCTTGAAGATGTTTACAAACTAATACCAGAGCATGTTCAATTTCCAAAAGATCTTTCAACTTTAACAAAAAATAGTGCTTTTCTGTTACTTGGATGCATTCAGCATTTGGGGCTTGCTGGTAATGGTCTTGTGCAGAAGATTAAAGAAAAACCCTGGATGAAAACTAATTCTGGTTTCAAATGCCCTTCAGAGTCCCTTCTGCCTGGTCTTAATTGGGACCACTTATTAAATATTGTTCCTTTGCCTGTTGTTGATAAAGAATATTACGGAAGCAGAATTGGCTCGTACAGGGCTGAACTTGAGGCAATTGGTGTGGTAGTAGATCTTGATGGGGCATACAAAATGCTTTCCTTTACACTCAAGTCAACATTGTCTTCATGCGGTTTATCCAGCGCCAATGTGTTCTCCTTACTCAATTGCATCAGGTGCATGAATAAAACAATGCAGTCACAATCACTCAATATAATTAGCTGCTTGTCAGGGGAGAAGTGGTTGAAGACTTGTCAAGGCTATAAATCTGCCCCAGAATCTATTTTGTTAGATCAGAAATGGGGAACAGTCTCCAAGATTGTGGACCTTCCTTTCATTGATGAGGCATTCTACGGTCTCAGCATCCATTCATATAAATGTGAATTGAATATGCTCGGCGTTGTGATTAATTTTAGTGAAGGGGCTCATTTTGTTGCAAGAGGTCTCAAGTTGCCAAGAGAACTAGCATCTTTAGCGCCAGAGGGTGCGCTCTCACTGCTTCAATGTGCCACATTGCTCAAAAATAGCTGCAAGTCTTCCGACCACTCTACATTTAAGATTTTGCTCAACAAATTAACAGGAAGCAAATGGCTAAAAACACACATGGGCTACAGGTCTCCACAAGAAAGTATCCTGTTAAATCCAGATTGGGAATGTTATTTAACGCCAACAGATGGGCCTTTCATGGATGAGAAGTTCTATGTAACTCTTAGTTCTCTGGAAAAAGAAGGTCTAAAAGCCATAGGGGTGAAGGTGGATGTTGAAGAAGCTTGCCATCTGATTTCCCAAGCTCTTACGTCTCACATTCAAACTTCTGCTGTCATGAGAATCTACAGATTCCTATACAAATTTAATTGGAATCCACAGACACAGGACAGAAGCTCCTCTCAGTTATGGATCCCAGATCAACAACTGGGTAAAGGAAAATGGGTGAAAAATTGGCAGTGTGTAATCCATGACCAGGATAATCTATGTAATGCTCGTCTGCATGCTCTTGATAAATACTATGAGAAGGAATTGCTACCTTTTCTGTCAAAGGCTTTTGGGGTTCCGGAAGTTCCTTCGTCATTTAATTATATGGATATCTGGAATGACTGGAAGGTTACACAACAAGTGTGTACCACTAAGCTAAGCTCCGTCCTGGGGAAAATATCAGAAAATTGGGAGAACTGGGGTTCATACTCTAGAAGTGATCTCAAAAGACAGTGCACCATGCTACCTGCAGCCAATACTTCAGGAGTAATTCAATTTGTGATGAAAGAAGAAGTTTTTATTGCTGACGATTTGCAGTTGAAACAGTCATTTACTGAAGCTAGTGAAAAGCCACTATTTGTATGGTTCCCACCAAGGTGTTCAACATCCCCGGCTAAATTGTTAGAGATTTACACAAGTCTTGGTGTTCGAAAAATATCTGAAGCTGTGCAGTTTGACCTACATTGTACTGTGTCTGCaagtgaaaaaattgataagacaGATTCCCTGATTGGGAAAGCTTTGATCAAATTGGTGTTGGCCTTTGCAGATATGCCAATGGAAGAAAAACACAAGATTGCAAAATCTCTCCTTGAACTCTATTTATGGCACTGA